TGGTGGATGCCCAGGCGCGGCTGCCGTTGGACGAAGCGAAGCAGTTCCCAGGCATCGTCCGGCTGGCCTTCTACGATGCGGTGCGGGCCGCGCCCTCGCGCGAGTGGGTCGTGCGCCTGCTGCCACTGGCGGACGTGCTGGATGGCGTTCAGGGCGGTGACGTGCTCCGGCGCTACGTGCTTCGCGTGGCGGCGAAGGACTTCAGCCATCGCGGGCCGCTGGCTCGGGACTACGCGAAGCTGGTGCGTGGAGAGCTGGCCTCACCGGGGCGTTTGCTGGAGACGCTGCGCCTCTCGGGTGAGGACGACCTGTATCTCGGCGCGCTCATCAACACGGTGTCCGCCGCTCGCCACCTGGAGGACTTCACCCGGCTGTCCCAGGCGGCGGAGGACCCCTGGTTGTCCCTGCTGGCCGAGCGCGAGCTCGCGAGCGAGGACGAGCGCAATGGGGCGTGGTGGAAGGCGGAGGCCCGGCTCCGTGCGGCGGTGAATGCGTGTCAGGGCAAGGGGCTCTCGTACCGCTGCGCCACGTTGAAGAAGCGGCTGTCGGACCTGTACCTCGCGCTCAACCGTCCGGCGGAGGCCTTCGAGCAATCCTGGAGCGGCTGGCGGGCCTCGCGCGAAATGGAGGAGTGGGAGCTGGAGCAGCAGTTCCTCCAGGAGCTGGCGCACATCGCCCGTTACCGGATGGATGTCGCCAGCGCGCGTGCGTACCTGCGTGAGTCGCTGTCCCGCATGCCGGATTCCTGCGAGCAGCGGACGTACGTCCACCGCAACCTGGCGTACCTGGCCTGGTCGGAGTTCGACACGCAGGGGGCTCGGGACGCGTTGGAACTCGCACAATCCTGTGGCCGTCCGCTGGGGTTGCCCGGTGCGTTGCTCCTGTCCTACCTGGCGCGCTTCGGCGCGGACAGTCAGGACGCGGACCTGCTCCGGCGCACGCTGGCCGAGTTGCGCCGGACCGAGCCCTCCGCTGGAAAGCTCGCGCAGATGGGCTTCGCGGAGGGGCAGTTCCTCCTCGAACGCGACCGCGCGACGGGGCTGGAGCTGCTGCGGAGCGCCATCTCACAGGCGGAGGCCTTGCCCGACGACGTGGACGCCCGGAAGACGCGCATGGGCGCCTACAACGTGTTGGCACATGAGGCGGGCCGCGGTGGTGACTCGGGGGAGGCCCTGTCGCTCATGGGGGCCGCGTTGCGGGTGGACGTGCCGGACCGCTGTGTGCTGGGCGTGGCCGTGGATTACGAGCGCTCGGTGGTGGCCCTTCGTGATTCCCAAGGCGCGCTGCGAGGCCACTTCGACGCGGGCCGCAAGGCGCACCTGGGCAAGGATGCCGATGGACTGGTGCCCCCCGCGCTCCAGTCCGCGCTGCGCGGGTGCGAGCAGGTGGATGTGCTGGCGCTGCCGCCCGTTCACGGCCTGCGGGGATTGCTCCCCGCGGACCTCGCCTGGACCTACCGGGTGGGCCGTCCCCAAGTGCTTCCGCCAGGGGGCGGCTCGGGTGAGGGCCCGCATCTCGTCATCAATGGAGTGGAGGCCCCTTCGGCCCTCGGCTTGCCCCGGTTGCCTCCCTTGGCGCCGCCCTCCATGAAGGACCCTCGGCGCGTGGAGCTCTCGGGGATGCAGGCCACGCCGTCCCGCGTCCTGGCCGCCATGGAGCAGGCGAGCGAGGTGGAGATCCACGCCCACGGCGCCTTCAGTCCGGAGATGTCGGACGCTTCGTTGGTGGTGCTCGCACCTGAAACGGATGGCCGCTACGCGCTGTCCGCCGCGCAGGTGCGTGCGTTGAAGCTGGCCCAGTCCCCGCTGGTGTTGCTGGCCACGTGCAGCGCGGCGCGGGCCATGCCCTTCCTTCATGAGTCTTTCAGCCTGCCGGTGGCCTTCATCGAAGCAGGCGCCGCCACGGTGCTGGCCTCCACCGAGGAAATCCCCGACTCCGCGGGCCGTTTCTTCGAGGCGGTGCGCGAGCGCATCCGGACGGGGGCCCCCGCTGCCCTGGCGCTCCGGGATGAGCGGCGCACCTGGCTGGCCACCCAGCCCGGCGCGGACTGGGTCCACGGCATCCTCCTCTTCGAATGAGCGCCAAGGAATCCGACTCGGTGCGTTGTATCGGGCGTGGAGGCCGCGGGCAGGCATGCCGCCGGGCCCGGCCGATGCCGCACAGAGGGGGATTCGATGGTGACGAAGGGCGCGAAGCAGCCGAAGCGGGATGGCGCGGTGGTGAGCATCAATCCACATGACCCGCCGCCGGAGCCCACCCCGGGCCTGACGGGTCCACCGCCGTACTCCTCGAAGATGTCCGTCACGCTCCCTGTGAATACGCCGATGACACCGGGTGGTTCAGACGAGACACCCTGATGTCAGGCAATGCGTTTCCCAGATTCTCCTGAATCGTTACGGCGATACAGGTTTCACGGGGTGCTCTCAGTCGGGGCGCCCCGGATTTTTTTGAACAGAATACACAAGAAAAAGGGCTGGCTGCGTATTTGAGATGGGGGGGCAAGGGTGGCGCGCCTTCCCAAGGGGGAGCGATGTTTCGTGGTGACGCGCGGGGTCGTGGGGATGCGAGCGGTATCTGGGCACCTGAGGAGGGGCGGGGCGCCATGGGCGGCGGTTGGGGGGCGCGCACGGACGGGGGGGCCACGGGGGTTGGGCAGGCGGGTGGACAAGGTGATGTCGTCGAAGTGGGGGGGAACGCGGAGGACCTGGGGGGGATGGAGCTCGAGGCGTTCGACTTCGAGTTTCAAATCGCCAGCTTCTGAGGTTGGCGCGCGGGGGGAAGGCCCCGCTCTGGTGGACGGCGTTGGGGGACTGCCGTCATCTCAAGGGATGGACGCGTCGGGACCGGGGGGGACCGACGCCTTATGACTCGGGCGTTGGTGCCGAGTCCATCCAGAGGGCTGGAGCGCGGAATTCCAGGGAGGAGGGGAGGAAGCGCGCCCCAGGCCCTCCGCTTCCAGAGACTCCAAGGGCTCTGGAGGCGGAGGCCTCCTGGTGTTCCTGAGGTACGGTGGGGGCTCCTTCTTGATGGGAGTCCTCGCATGAAGTGCGTGAAGTGGGCGGCCTTGCCGCTGTTGTTTCTGGCCGCTTGTTCCACCACGGGACGCAACACCCCGGCTGCCACGATGCCGGCGCTGTTGCCCTGGTCGGCGCAAATCGCCGAACGCGAGAGCTGGCTCGAGCTGCGTCACGGCCTGCTGCTGGAGATGATGCGCCGCCACGACGTGGGCATGTGGGTGGTCGTCAACGAGGAGTTCCACGACGACCCGCTCACCCAGTTCGTGGCCCCGCCGCGGCCCTACGCCGGCAACCGGGACGTCTTCGTGTTTGTCGACGCGGGCGCGGAAGGCCTCAAGCGCGTGGCGCTCACCGGCTACTCCGAAGCCACGCTGGAGCGTTTCTTCGAGGTGCCCGCGGAGGGCCGCAAGCCGCAGGAAGTCCTCGCGGACCTGAATGCGCGCTACCAGCCCAAGACGATTGCCCTGGGCATTGGCGGCAAGCGCGGCGTGACGCGCAGCCTGACGCGGGACAGCTACGCCTTCCTGGTGGAGTCCCTGGGCGCGGAGGCGGAGGCGCGCTTCGTGAGCGCGGCGCCGCTCATCGAGGAGTACCTGGACACGCGCCTTCCCGAGGAGTGGAAGCACTACCAACTGCTGGTCCACCTGACGGACAAGGTGGTGCAGGAGGCGTTCTCACCGAAGGTGGTGGTGCCCGGGAAGACGACCGTCGGTGACGTGCGCCGGTTCCTGTACGACAGGCTGTGGGAGCTGGGCGTGGACACCTGGTTCCAGCCGGACCTGCGGGTGCAGCGCAAGGGCATGGACCGCGCCACCTCGCGTGGCTTCCTGTCGCCCTCGAAGGAGGACGTCGTCATTCAACGGGGGGACCTGCTGCACGTGGACTTCGGCATCACCTACATGGGGCTGAATTCCGACTGGCAGAAGATGGCCTACGTGTTGAACGAGGGTGAGACGGATGTGCCGGATGGCTTGAAGCGCGCGCTGGCCAACACCATGACGCTGCAGGATGCGCTCATGCTGCGCGCCTCCCGGCCGGGCCGCTCGTCGGCGGACGTCTACGAGCAGGCGATGGCGGAGATGAAGGAGAAGGGCATCGAGGCGATGATCTACAGCCACCCACTGGGCAACCAGGGCCACGCGCTGGGCGCGAGCATCGACTTCCGCGCGGCGACCCGCCAGGAGGCGCCCAAGCTGCTGCGCAAGGGCTCGTACATCTCCATCGAGCTCAACACCGCCACGGCGGTGCCGGAATGGGACGGGCAGAAGGTGTTCGTGATGATGGAGGACCCGGCCTATCTCACGGAGGACGGCTGGTTCTTCTTCGTGCCCCGGCAGGAGTCGTTCTACCTGCTCGGCGGAAAGGCCGGCGCCACCGCCGGGCCGCAGGGCAAGGGCGTGACGACGCGCGGCATGCCGATGCTGTGAAAGGCTGGCTCACACGCCAGCCGGTGCGCCGCGTCCGCTGACGTCCGTCCACGTGAGGCCGAAGCGGGCGAGGTACTTCTTCAACCGGTCCGCGTCGTTGACGCTCTTCTTCTGGGCGCGTGACTGTGCGAACAGCACGCGCCCCGCGTCCGACAGCGAGCGCGAGGCCCGGCAGACGCTCAACACATCCGCGAGCTGGACCCGGTCGAAGCGGTCCAGCTCCGCGGCGAGGTTGTCGCCCAGCAGCTCCGCGACCAGGTCCACCGTGGGGGTTCCTGCCTTCGCGCCCGCGGGACGCCACTGCTCGCGCAGGCGGTCGAGCTCCTCGTCCACCACGTCCCGGGTGATTCGCCCACCCTCCGCGAGCGTGGCCATGCGGAGCACCGCCGCGTTGAGGTCGCGGAAGTTCCCCGACCATCGCGCTTCTGGCGTCGTGGCGAAGCCGAGGAACCGCGACTGCGCCTCCTTGTTCATGGTGACGCGGGTGCCCACGGCCTCGGAGGCCTGGTCCAACTCGAAGAGGAGGTTGGGGGCGATGTCCTCCGGGCGTTCGCGCAGCGCGGGCAGCCGGAAGGTCCACAGGTTGATGCGCGCGAGCAGGTCCTCGCGGAAGCGGCCCCGCTCGACCTCGAGTTGCAGGTCGCGGTTGGTCCCCGCGATGAGCTGGAAGTCACTCTCCACCTCACGGTCGGCGCCCACGGGGAGGAAGCGCTTGTCCTCCAGCGCCCGCAGCAGCATGGCCTGCTCGTCCGCGCCCAGCTCGCCGATTTCATCCAGGAACAACACGCCGTTGTTCGCCTGTCGCAGCAGTCCGGGCCTGTCACCCAGCGCGCCCGTGAAGGCGCCCTTCACGTGGCCGAAGAGCGCGGACATGGCGCCGTCGCCGCGGAGCGTGGCGCAGTTGAGGTCCACGAAGGGGCCCTCCACGCCGCGCCGGGCCTTCTTCAGTGCGTAGATGCGGCGCGCGAGCTGGGACTTGCCCGCGCCCGTGGGGCCCGTGATGAGCAACGGCGCGCGGGACTGCACGGCCACCTGTTCGATGCGCTCGATGAGCCGGTTGAAGGCGGCGTTGTGGGTGTCGATGCCGGACTTGAGGAAGGCCAGGCCCTCGCGCTGCTCCTGTCGGAAGCGCGCCGCCAGCGTGTCGTAGCGGGACAGGTCCAGGTCGATGAGGGTATGCGTGCCCGCGCCCGCGCGCTCCCTCGGGTCGGGCGACACCTGCACCAGCCGGCCCGGGATGAGCCGGCTCTCCACCAACAGGAACATGCAGATCTGCGCGATGTGCGTGCCCGTGGTGATGTGGACCAGGTAGTCCTCCGTGTCGGGATTGAAGGGATAGCCGCGCACGTAGTCGAGCAGCGCGCCGTAGGTCTCCTCCAAATCCCAAGGGTTCCGCATGGGCAGCGGAATGCACCGCACCTCCGTCTCGGGTGACACCTGACGGATGTCGCCCGTCAGAGTGGCCGCGAGCGCCGTCGCGTTGGGCGGGTGCAGCAGCTCCAGCCGGTGCACCAGCAGGTCCTCTTGCTGGCACAGCGCCACCGTGGGCCGCCACCGCGCCCAGCGCTGCGGGCCCTGTCCGTTGTCCAACGTGGTCCCGAGCATCCCGAGGACGACCGTCTTGCGTGCTCGTGGTTTCGCCATCGAGATAGGCTTTTATCCTAAGGGATAGAGATTTCCACCTCGCCCGGCGCGCTCCCCTCGAAAGGGGGCTTGGCACGCCGGCTGCTCTACGTCCGCCACGTGACCGGGACACAGCGCCCGGCGGACGACTGGAAAGGTGGAAACGATGAGCCGCATCAACGGGAACCATGAGGTGCTGTCGGACGAGGCGGGCCGCCCCATCAAGGCGTGGACGGTGGGGGTTCCGTTCGAGGACGAGGCGAAGAAGCAGCTCCGCAACCTGCGCGGCCTCCCCTTCATCCATCAGTGGGTCGCGGTGATGCCGGACGTTCACCGCGGTTACGGCGCGACGGTCGGAAGCGTGGTCCCCACGGTGGGCGCGGTGGTGCCGGCGGCGGTGGGCGTGGACATCGGATGCGGGATGATCGCCGTGCGCACGACGCTGCGCGCGGACCAGTTGCCGGACTCGCTGCGTGGGGTGCGGTCGGCCATCGAGCGGACGGTTCCTCACGGCCGCTCGGATAACGGTGGCCGGAACGACGTGGGCGCGTGGCGTGTGGCGCCGGCGCGGCACCAGCAGGCATGGGCGCGGCTCGTGGAGGGGTACGACCGCATCGTCGCGAAGCACCCGCGCATCGGCCGTGGGCCGGAGCTGGCGCACCTGGGGACGTTGGGAACGGGGAACCACTTCATCGAGCTGTGCCTGGATGAGTCGGATGGCGTGTGGCTGATGTTGCACTCCGGTTCGCGTGGGGTGGGGAACCGCATCGGGAGCTACTTCATCGAGCTGGCGAAGGAGGACATGCGTCGCTGGTTCATCAACCTGCCCGACGGCGACCTGGCGTACCTGGCGGAGGGGACGGAGCACTTCGACGACTACGTCTTCGCGGTGAGCTGGGCGCAGGACTTCGCGGCCACGAACCGCGACCTGATGTTGCATTCCGCGGTGGAGGCGCTGCAGTCGAGCGGTGAGCTGCCGCCGTTCGAGTTGAAGGACTCGGCGGTGAACTGCCACCACAACTACATCGCCCGTGAGCACCACTTCGGGAAGAACTGCTTCGTGACGCGGAAGGGCGCGGTGCGGGCGCGCGAGGGTGACCTCGGCATCATCCCCGGAAGCATGGGGGCGCGTTCGTACATCGTCCGCGGGAAGGGGAACGCGGACAGCTTCCATTCGTGCAGCCACGGCGCGGGCCGGGTGATGTCTCGCGCGGCGGCGAAGCGGCAGTTCACGGTGGAGGACCACGCGAAGGCGACTGAGGGCGTGGAGTGCCGCAAGGACATTGACGTCATCGACGAGACGCCGGCTGCGTACAAGCCCATCGACGCGGTGATGGCGGCGCAGGCGGACCTGGTGGAAGTGGTCCACACGCTGAAGCAGGTCGTGTGTGTGAAGGGATGAAGCCAGCGAGGTGACCATGCCGGGATGAAGACACCGAGGCGCCCGTATTCCCCCAGAGGCCGAAAGGCCGCCAAGATGGGGAGTGCGGGCGCCGCTATTTTCACGAGGGTGTCAGTGCAGGCCGGGTGGTTCGTGAGTGGCGAGCAGCAAGGAGGCGGTCATGGTGCGCATCGATGGGTCGAAGGGAGAGGGCGGTGGGCAGGTGCTGCGCACCTCGCTGGCGCTGTCGCTGGTGACGGGGACGCCGTTCACCATCGAGAACATCCGCGCGGGCCGGAAGAAGCCGGGCCTGCTGCGCCAGCACCTGACGGCGGTGAAGGCCGCCGAGGCGGTGGGGGCCGCGGAGGTGTCGGGCGCGGAGCTGGGCTCGCGGGAGCTGACGTTCCGTCCCCGCGCCCTGGCCTCGGGGAACTACCGCTTCGCGGTGGGCACGGCGGGCAGCGCGACGCTGGTGTTGCAGACGGTGCTGCCCGCGCTGCTCCTTGCGGAAGGCCCGTCCACGCTGCTGCTCGAGGGGGGGACGCACAACCCGATGGCGCCGCCGTTCGATTTCCTCCAGCGCGCCTACCTGCCGTTGGTGCACCGCATGGGGCCGTCCGTGGAGGCCACGTTGACGCAGCCCGGCTTCTTCCCCGCGGGGGGAGGGAAGTTCCGTGTCGACATCAGGCCCGCTCCGCTGAAGCCGTTGCACCTGCTGGAGCGTGGGCGTGTGCTCCGCCGCGATTTGAAGGCCGTCATCGCGATGGTGCCGTTCGACGTCGCGAAGCGGGAGCTGGACGCCGCGGGCACCGCGCTGAAGTGGCGGCCCTTCGAATGCCGGACGGAAGAGTTGAAGCGTTCGGCATGCCCCGGAAACGTGCTCGTCGCCGAGGTCGAGAGCGAGCATGTGACGGAGGTCTTCACCGGCTTTGGCGAGCGCGGGAAGCGGGCGGAAATCGTGGCGGAGGAGGTGGCGGCGGAGGTGAAGCGCTATCTCGACGCGGAGGTGCCGGTGGGCGAGCACCTGTGCGACCAGTTGCTCCTCCTGCTGGCCCTGGCGAAGGTGGGCGCGTTCCGCACGTTGCCGCTGGATGGGCATGCGCGGACGCAGGTCGAGACGATGGCCCACTTCCTCGACGTGAAGGTTCAGGTCCGGGACGTGGCTCGTGACGTCTGTGAGGTGGAGGTCCGCGCGTAGGTGGCGCGGGCCTCGCGGCACGCTGGGGGAGCGGCGTGTCCTCGCCTCGGTGGGCGTCCAGGCGAGCCTCAGTGGGAACGTCTTCGTGGCGCCGCGGCCCGTCTCCGCACCATGCATGTGCGGAGGAGACGTCCGCGTGGCCGAGGTTCCCGAAGTCGAAATCATCACCCGGGATTTGCGGCAGGCCGTCGTGGGCCGTCGCTTCACCGGCGCTGAAATCTGGGTTCCATCCGTTGTCCGCTTCCCGGCGCCCGCGGCTTTTGTCGAAGCCTTGGTGGGGCGTCAGGTCACCTCCGCCTCCCGGCGGGCGAAGTTCATCCTCATGCCGTTGGATGACGGCACGGTGCTCGCGCTGCACTTCATGCTCTTTGGCGAGCTGGCGTTGCGGCCCGCGGGCAGTGAGCGTCCATCGTCGACGCTGGTGGTGCTGGGGCTGGAGGGCGGTGAGGAACTCCAGCTCACGGACACCTTGGGCTACGCGCGCATCGCGCTGGCACGGGGAGATGAACTGTCCACGCGCTTGAAGCTGGACGAATTGGGGCCCGAGGCGCTCGATGAAGGCTTCACGCCGGACGTGCTGGCCCTGCGACTGCGGCGGCGCAAGAGCCCGTTGAAGACGGTGCTCCTCAATCAGCGCGTCGTCGCGGGGCTGGGCAACCGGGACGCGGATGAGAGCCTGTGGCTCGCGGGGGTGGATCCTCGGCGCCTGGCCACATCGCTCACGCCCACGGAGAGCGTTCGGCTGACCCACGCCATTCGCGCGGTGCTCGATGAGGGCTTGCGTTTGCGCGGGACGCAGCGTGACCTCTTTGGCGTCCAAGGGCTTGCGAAACACCGTCGCAATGTCTTCGGCCGCGCGGGGGCTCCGTGTCCACGCTGCGCGACGGTCGTCGCTCATGAGCGGGTTGGCGGACGAAACACCTACTGGTGTCCCACGTGCCAGCCGGCGACGGCGCGGCCCGAGCTCCCCGCGCAGTCCTCGCTGTGGTGACGCGCAACGGTGTGACGCGTCGCGAACCCGTTGAAGCAGGAAAGTCCTCCTGCGCTTCCTGTGACGTCACGCGTGGGGCGTAGGTGACACCCACCTCCATGGGATGCATTCCATGGACGGTAGCAGCGGCGGTCATGCCCTTGTGCTAAAGCGCGTCCTGGGGCCGCCAATGTCACAGTCCGAGAGGCTTGCGTCGGACGTGCGGGGAGTCATGGCGACAGGAATCGCGTTGAAGAGGTCGTTTGCGTTGTGCGGCGTGTTGTGCGCGCTGTTTTCATGGGAAGCACTTGCCGCGCCTCCGGTCCAATTCGAGACGTGCAACCGCCCGCCTCCGGCGGCGCGTGGTGTCTCTGGGGCCGTGAGTGGAATTCGCGCGGGCGACTTGCCCGACTTCGTCATCACCGGCGTGGTCGCACCGGCGCGGGTTCACGGTGCGATGCCGTTCCAGGTGAACGTGACGGTTTGCAACGAGGGGCGCCGTGAGGCGCACTCCGATGTGACGTTGTTCATCTCTCGGGATGCCTGCTTCTCCGAGGATGACGCGCTGCTTGAAACCGTGCCGACGGGACCGTTGGCCGCGGGGGCGTGTGTCTCGGTGCCGGTCGCGGTTCAGGGCGACTTGGCTCGGACGAGCACCTGGTTTGTCGGGGCGCTGGTGGACAAGGAGGCACGGGTTCGCGAGCTGTCGGAAGTGAACAACGTCCACGACGGCGTGCCCGTGACGTTCGACTCGCCTCCGGACTACGTCGTCGAGTCACTGGTGGTGCCCTCCGTGGTTCATCCCCATGGGTTCTTCACGGCCACGGCACGTGTGTGCAACCGGGGTGGGGGCGCTGGCACGGCGCAGGTGGGGCTGTACCGATCGAACGACAGCCACGTCGATACCGAGGACACCCGGATGGGCTGGCTGTTCGGTGTCCCGCTCGAGCCAGGGGCTTGTGATCAAGTCTCGTTGGGCGCGCAGGCGGGACTGTCGGGCCGCGGGTACCTCGCGTTCATCGTGGCCTCGGCGGACGGGCGGCTCGAGGAGGACGTGACGAACAATGCCAGCGCGGTGTCAGCTCAGGTGGTGGGCATGGTTCCTGACTACGTCGTCGCCGCATTGAAGGTTCCGGCCGTGGAGCCGGGCGACGGAAACCTTCCTGTCCGAATCACGGTCTGCAATCAGGGCACGGCGCGCGCACACGCCACTCAGGTGCATTTTCAACTCCAGTCCCTCGAGTCCGCGAACCAAGGCGCGCTGAACGTCACGCATCGCAATGTCCCGGAGCTGGCCGCGAACCAGTGCACCGAATGGAGCGACGCGGTGGGCTCCTCGGGGAACGCACCGGGGCGCTGGCGATTGACGGCCACGGTGAATCCGGCGGGGGCCCAGCTCGAAGCCCATGCGGACAACAACAGCAGGTCTCAAGTGCTTCGCCTGGGGGATTGGGTGGAGCTGGGGGTCACCCGTGTCACGCCGCTGACGCATGCGTTGGTCCCTGGTGCTCCGTTCACCACGGAGGTCAAGGTCTGCAATACCGGTAGCATTCGCGCCGAGCGGTTGGCGCTCCATGTGTCGCTGTCGGACGGCCTGGACGCGGGGGCTGACACTCGCGTGGGAACCCGCGTGTTCGGGGCGCTCGAGAAGGGCTGTGTGGTGCTTCCCGTGACGGGCACGGTGCCTGCGCAAGCGATGAGTGGAAGGCTCTACGTGAAGGCAAGCACGGAGCTCATCACCCCTGCGGGGCAGGAACTCAACCTGGACGACAATGTGCTCGTGGGGCCGGAGGTGGCGATTGGCAGAGGGCTCGACCTGGTGGTCACCCATGTCCAGGCCTTGGTTCCAGTCGTCTCGGCGCGGGCGACAATGGAGGTCGCGGTCACTGTCTGCAACAAAGGCAGTATCGCCTTGCCCCACGTGCCGATACCGGTATGGGTGTCTTTCCTTCCGGAGCCGAACACCCAGGGCTTGCCGCTCCTGGTGGGCGCGCAGCCGACCGTGGAACCGCTGGGGTCAGGCGAATGCAGCACGTTGATCGCGGAGCCGATATCCCCCCCGGAGGCGGGCGCCTGGCGGCCTACGGCCTGGGTCGATGAGTCGAACACGTTTCCAGAGGTGGTGGAGTCCAACAACCTCGCACGAGGCGAGGTGTTTCATGTGGCTTCCATCACCGGGCTGCACATCACCGCCTTGCAAGCCCCCACGGTGGTTCGCGCGAACACCAGCTTCAATGCGACTGCGACGGTGTGTAACCGGAGCGCGCTGCCTCAGAATGGGCCCCAAATCAGATTCTTTTTGCGCACGGAGGATGGTTTTCCCGTGGCTGAGTTCCCGAGAAGGAGCCAGCCCGGGAGACTCATGAGTGGTGCCTGTGCGTCGGTGAGGTTGGATGGCTCCTCCGAGATTCCTTACGACACGAGCCCGTGGCAGGACGGGAGCTATCGGCTGGTGGCGGAGCTCGAAGCGCCCTGGACCTTCGGGTCCCTGGGCGAGCAGAAGGTGCTGTCATTCTCCGCTCCCCTGGGCGTGGGGCGCGGGGGCGACTTCGCTGTCACATCGGTCCGCGCTACCGACAGCGTCCCCAGGGGAGGTCTTTTCCTTCCGACGGTGCGTGTCTGCAATCAGGGCCTGACGTCCGGGGGCGCCACGCTGACAACCTACCTTTCGCGGGACGAGCACATCGAGATGCCGGGAGACATCAAGCTGCGCGAGGTCAACATGTCGCTCGGGCCCGGTTCGTGTCGTGACGTGCTGGTCGAAGCGTACGCCAACGTGGATGCTGGAGATGTCTGGTACGTGGGCGCGCAGGTGAGGGCCCTCCCCCTCTCCACCCCGGACCACGTGAAGTCGAATGACACACGGGTGGGGGGGCGTATCATCGTCACGCCCTGAGCCTCTCCCTGGCGTGCGGGACGGGTGGGCAGCGGGCACGGTGGCTGTTATGTCTCCACCGTGTCCGACGTCACCAACGCCTCGCCGCCGCCGTTCGAAGCCGCGCTGGTTCGCGCCAGCGAGGAGCTCGGCTTCCCCAGTTACTACCAGTCCTGTGTGCGGCCGTTGCTCCGCAACCCGGAAGGCCGCTGGCCGCGCTGCTGCGGCGGTGGGTGCGAGCCGTGCGCCCAGACGCTCATCCAGGTCGCGCTGCGGGCGCTGGAGCTGATGGGGACGCCGCGGCAGGCGCCGCTGCCGGACTGACGCGGGAGCGACACGCATGTCCACTCCGCACCCGTTGCTGCTCGTGGATGACGACGCCGCCTTCCGCAAAATCTACGGCGGGCTGCTGCGGGAAGCAGGCTTCGAGGTGGTGGAGGCGGCCGACCGGCCTTCCGCCCGCGCCGCGTTCAACGCCCGCGACTTCCCCCTGGTGCTGCTCGACTTGATGCTGCCTCCGGATGGCAGCGTCTCCGCGGGGCTGGAGTCGCTCGCGACGCTGCTCGGCGCGAAGCCGGGCACCAAGTTCATCGTGGTGTCCGGGGCAGGGGACACGCGGCACACGCTGGAGGCGGTGCGGCTGGGCGCCTATGACTTCCTCACCAAGCCGGTGGACCCGGACGTCCTGCTCGTCGTCGTGCAGCGGGCGCTCGCGCGGGTGACGCTGGAGCGGCAGGTGGAGACCCTGCGCACGTCGCTCACGCGCGCGGCCGGCGGTGTCTCCATGGTGGGGCAGAGCGCGCCGTTCCTCGCGGCCACGACGATGGCGGAGCGCGTGGCGGCCAGCGACCTGCCGGTGCTCATCACCGGGGAGAACGGCACCGGCAAGGAGCTGCTCGCGCGCGCCGTCCACCTCAAGAGCCGGCGTCACGCGGGGCCCTTCGTCCCCATCAACTGCGGCGCGCTGCCGGAGTCGCTGCTGGAGAGCGCCCTGTTCGGCCACGTGAAGGGCAGCTTCACCGGCGCGACGAAGGACCACCGGGGCCTCTTCGCGGAGGCCGATGGCGGCACGCTCTTCCTGGACGAGCTGGGCGACATGACCCCGTCGCTCCAGGTGAAGGTCCTCCGAGCCCTGGAGACGGGCGACATCCTCCCCGTGGGCGCGGACCTGCCT
This genomic window from Myxococcus hansupus contains:
- a CDS encoding CHAT domain-containing protein; translation: MMSPLCNRLSLFLDGELAPVDEENFRHHLARCDPCASGLHEAMQLELLGFNSMGDPVALEEDADEATAPWDWVPLPPPPPTAPEPSRLPSRSRGPWALLGAGGALATAVLLLLFFRLSARDAQDAVWLAKSPSRRIEARVAYARADGHRPFVPLRSGGVRGVSVSAVSPVVPLRALANLEDQGDLHGIAAAYLVRGDWRQASDFLQRLPPSPDRDSDLAIIALEQGHSETALALLEGVLRQAPDHAQAQWNRALVLREMGLTLLAADAFDAVAKQGAPGWSEEARIRARALRQQTQARGRAWKGARAAVRDLMVDAQARLPLDEAKQFPGIVRLAFYDAVRAAPSREWVVRLLPLADVLDGVQGGDVLRRYVLRVAAKDFSHRGPLARDYAKLVRGELASPGRLLETLRLSGEDDLYLGALINTVSAARHLEDFTRLSQAAEDPWLSLLAERELASEDERNGAWWKAEARLRAAVNACQGKGLSYRCATLKKRLSDLYLALNRPAEAFEQSWSGWRASREMEEWELEQQFLQELAHIARYRMDVASARAYLRESLSRMPDSCEQRTYVHRNLAYLAWSEFDTQGARDALELAQSCGRPLGLPGALLLSYLARFGADSQDADLLRRTLAELRRTEPSAGKLAQMGFAEGQFLLERDRATGLELLRSAISQAEALPDDVDARKTRMGAYNVLAHEAGRGGDSGEALSLMGAALRVDVPDRCVLGVAVDYERSVVALRDSQGALRGHFDAGRKAHLGKDADGLVPPALQSALRGCEQVDVLALPPVHGLRGLLPADLAWTYRVGRPQVLPPGGGSGEGPHLVINGVEAPSALGLPRLPPLAPPSMKDPRRVELSGMQATPSRVLAAMEQASEVEIHAHGAFSPEMSDASLVVLAPETDGRYALSAAQVRALKLAQSPLVLLATCSAARAMPFLHESFSLPVAFIEAGAATVLASTEEIPDSAGRFFEAVRERIRTGAPAALALRDERRTWLATQPGADWVHGILLFE
- a CDS encoding M24 family metallopeptidase, producing MKCVKWAALPLLFLAACSTTGRNTPAATMPALLPWSAQIAERESWLELRHGLLLEMMRRHDVGMWVVVNEEFHDDPLTQFVAPPRPYAGNRDVFVFVDAGAEGLKRVALTGYSEATLERFFEVPAEGRKPQEVLADLNARYQPKTIALGIGGKRGVTRSLTRDSYAFLVESLGAEAEARFVSAAPLIEEYLDTRLPEEWKHYQLLVHLTDKVVQEAFSPKVVVPGKTTVGDVRRFLYDRLWELGVDTWFQPDLRVQRKGMDRATSRGFLSPSKEDVVIQRGDLLHVDFGITYMGLNSDWQKMAYVLNEGETDVPDGLKRALANTMTLQDALMLRASRPGRSSADVYEQAMAEMKEKGIEAMIYSHPLGNQGHALGASIDFRAATRQEAPKLLRKGSYISIELNTATAVPEWDGQKVFVMMEDPAYLTEDGWFFFVPRQESFYLLGGKAGATAGPQGKGVTTRGMPML
- the rtcR gene encoding RNA repair transcriptional activator RtcR — protein: MAKPRARKTVVLGMLGTTLDNGQGPQRWARWRPTVALCQQEDLLVHRLELLHPPNATALAATLTGDIRQVSPETEVRCIPLPMRNPWDLEETYGALLDYVRGYPFNPDTEDYLVHITTGTHIAQICMFLLVESRLIPGRLVQVSPDPRERAGAGTHTLIDLDLSRYDTLAARFRQEQREGLAFLKSGIDTHNAAFNRLIERIEQVAVQSRAPLLITGPTGAGKSQLARRIYALKKARRGVEGPFVDLNCATLRGDGAMSALFGHVKGAFTGALGDRPGLLRQANNGVLFLDEIGELGADEQAMLLRALEDKRFLPVGADREVESDFQLIAGTNRDLQLEVERGRFREDLLARINLWTFRLPALRERPEDIAPNLLFELDQASEAVGTRVTMNKEAQSRFLGFATTPEARWSGNFRDLNAAVLRMATLAEGGRITRDVVDEELDRLREQWRPAGAKAGTPTVDLVAELLGDNLAAELDRFDRVQLADVLSVCRASRSLSDAGRVLFAQSRAQKKSVNDADRLKKYLARFGLTWTDVSGRGAPAGV